The proteins below come from a single Brassica oleracea var. oleracea cultivar TO1000 unplaced genomic scaffold, BOL UnpScaffold00722, whole genome shotgun sequence genomic window:
- the LOC106319967 gene encoding uncharacterized protein LOC106319967 — translation MANIFLIASGSRSRTRREIKSKNPEGKRSNSNPNSNSDNNFSCKKHTKHRQSPGVCSLCLTERLSKVEYYDYTKNAAQTASSTASSSTSVSSCYSSSSVSSYSSPLQYRYKEKKKDGKKHSLFRLLLGSIVD, via the coding sequence ATGGCAAACATTTTCCTTATCGCCAGTGGATCAAgatcaagaacaagaagagaaatTAAATCAAAGAACCCTGAAGGAAAGAGATCAAACTCCAATCCCAATTCAAACTCAGACAATAACTTCTCATGCAAGAAGCACACGAAACACAGACAGTCTCCTGGAGTATGTTCCCTATGTCTCACCGAGAGGCTCTCTAAGGTAGAGTATTACGACTACACTAAGAACGCAGCTCAAACGGCGTCATCAACAGCATCATCTTCCACATCGGTCTCGTCTTGTTACTCATCTTCTTCGGTCTCTTCTTATTCGTCTCCATTGCAATATCGgtacaaagagaagaagaaggatgggaAGAAACACAGCTTGTTTAGATTATTGCTTGGATCCATAGtagattag